DNA sequence from the Coffea eugenioides isolate CCC68of chromosome 9, Ceug_1.0, whole genome shotgun sequence genome:
CATAGCAAAGATCAATTACAGACTCAAACTCAAAGATCAATTACAGACTCAAACTATCTGATTAAGGAACATAAACGTTGCAAACTTTCATTCCATTGGAGCCTCCCAAAATGATAAGCAAACAATACAGCTCCCCCCAACCACTGCCCCCCCTTCCctccccaaaaaaataaaaggaggaCCTGTTATGGAAATGGTGGAAAAGAAGGCCacaattaaagaaaacaaagaaataaacattcacGTCCGTATGTGAATGTTTAAGAGACTTAGTACATAAAAAAAGACAAATCCACGAACCTGTAATTGCTGTACTGACAAAAGAAGAAGGTGCAGCTTCTGGCATTGGAGTGTTGCATTTTTTGCACTACAGGACAACTTCACAAAATTCAGATGTGTGATCTATGTCACTTCATCTGGAAGAACAAGTTTAAATATTAAAACATTTTCTGATTTGTCAGACCTGTGCACGAGAAGAATAGTTGTGAAAGCCACAGCTGCAGATCCAGTCACCACTGCGCCAGCTTTTTGGAGCAGAAACTAGTTGATTAGCTTGGCTAGCATGCAGAACACCAGAAGTATTCATCCCATTCACCGGCCAAGTAGCAGCTGGTTGAAGACCAAATTTATCAGTCCCAGCAAAAGGCCAGTTAGAGCTCAAAGGCAGTGACTGCTGGAGAGATCCATTCCCCAACAATCCGTTGTTTATCCTTTGATCGAGTCCTCCTTGTGCCCTGGCAAAATAAATTGGATAAGTTGGGACAGAAGCTCCAGGGATTGCCATAGCTGGCATTGCTGCTATCTCCTTTGGTTGCCCGCTTTTTTTGCACTTTTCTCTTGGTGCATAATTGTTGTTAGTGCAACCTATCGATCCATTGTCATACACACGCACCCAGAATGCAGCCACGAAGTGGAAATATTTCAAGAAACGCAAGCCAACCGCGATTGCATACAAAATCATCATccaaaaactttaaaaattcaCAACCTAACTGAACTAGTGTTTGTTgctaaagacaaaaaaaattatgcgACCCAGTGATGAAAAAAATTATGCGACCCAGTGATGGTTAATTTTGGTAGTAGCACTCATCAATTGGGAGATGGGATCAAAATGGCAGACAAATCCTACCTACGTGGAAttacaatttttattttaagtggATGGGTTGATTTCCAGCATCCAACAATGCAAGTTGTTTGTGTTGGTTGACCAAATTAATCAAATGCTCCAGGCTTTAATAACTTAGCTTCAAGAGAAGTATTCTATTTTCTTTATGGATGATGCATGTCTAAAGGTTACATCTTATGAACGCAAAAATATTCTGATTAAAGCAGATTGTTTTTTGAGAAACTTTTGAGCGTAGCCAATCCATCTTATCATGCTCATAAATATTCTCGCCGTGAGAAGGACTGCTTTGAGAGCTATAGCTATGAAAGCAACTCACCAAGAGTGCAGCTGAACTGAGCTAATAATCATTGACATAGTACCATTACTAGCAACTTATGTATGAGTTATGAGGGtatctgttttcatttttattatgattattttttaaGGATGGTATCAATAGATTGGGATGCCCTTTATCACCTTATGCATAGAGACAATCTGGATAAGTACTGTATTCCTCCCTAGAGCAGTCCGCTTTTGTCCTAGTGCAAAAAAGGGATCAACCACCGGCACGGAATTCATATTTAATCTGATCAATCCTTGTGGCACATATATCTTAGAAGAGACTCATGAAATCAACCATTTTTTTACTCAGTCCAAGATTGATTAATTCAAACTTCTGATCATAATCATGGTTGCTTTGATATGAACTTCCCCTccaggatatatatatatatatatatgtgacaCGCAAAGGAAAGTTGCAGGTAGTTGAGATTGAATGAATGGAAGCAAAATCACCAGATTCACCAACGAAGTCCAAAGGATGGAGCTGGATGCTGCTCGTGATTTTTTTTGCAGCCCTTGTCTTGCTCGCCTGTGCATTTACGCTATGGTATGATGTTCACAGATCGAGGCGTTCTCAACACCGTCCTGCTAGACCACCAAGAGTAGTTGATGAAAAATATGCTAATGCTCTCGGGGTTGCTATGCAATTCTTTGAGGTTCAAAAATGTACTATGAGCTAAGTTGATTTTGCTTTGCCCATCACTCGTGCATGTATTT
Encoded proteins:
- the LOC113782071 gene encoding uncharacterized RNA-binding protein C17H9.04c-like; translation: MILYAIAVGLRFLKYFHFVAAFWVRVYDNGSIGCTNNNYAPREKCKKSGQPKEIAAMPAMAIPGASVPTYPIYFARAQGGLDQRINNGLLGNGSLQQSLPLSSNWPFAGTDKFGLQPAATWPVNGMNTSGVLHASQANQLVSAPKSWRSGDWICSCGFHNYSSRAQCKKCNTPMPEAAPSSFVSTAITAHGTKRLASEELVHEWDSKRLNAGHQFLYGVSDCPTYSGPESVVGPSGSQPSLIYSTFPSASSALGPNLQFNLHVPHVPAAPTLLGKG